A genomic segment from Pollutimonas thiosulfatoxidans encodes:
- a CDS encoding NADH:flavin oxidoreductase/NADH oxidase, which translates to MSVLFSPIKLGQKVFSNRIVIAPMAQYSADSGSATPWHAMHLGMLATSGAGLLMIEGTCVEPVGRVTHGCLGLYNDDNEAKLGQVVRSIRSYSDTPLGIQLMHSGRKGSATVDSQGGVPLSPHESPWQTVAPSGLPFRDGWQTPRTAEGADLARIKDAFVDNAIRAVRIGIDVLELHAAHGYLLHQFLSPLSNQRSDHYGGSLANRMRFPLEVFDAVKAACPNTVLGVRLTGSDWMPGGIEIEETVAFTKELEARQCDYIDVTSGGLDPTATIIVKPGYQVEFAEQVRKCTNVPVRAVGMIHSANQAEAIIKEGKADMIAIARAMLANPRWPWLAARQLGVTLDYPAPYQRAAPSKWRGWELSS; encoded by the coding sequence TTGAGTGTTCTCTTCAGCCCAATAAAACTAGGGCAAAAAGTATTCAGCAACCGCATCGTCATAGCACCGATGGCGCAATACAGTGCCGACAGCGGCAGCGCTACCCCGTGGCACGCCATGCACTTAGGCATGCTGGCCACCTCGGGCGCGGGGCTCCTCATGATAGAAGGCACTTGTGTCGAACCAGTCGGGCGTGTCACGCACGGCTGTCTGGGCTTATACAACGATGACAACGAAGCGAAGCTGGGCCAAGTCGTGAGATCAATTCGAAGTTACAGCGACACGCCACTGGGCATCCAGCTGATGCATTCGGGCAGAAAAGGCTCTGCCACCGTGGACTCCCAGGGGGGGGTGCCGCTCTCGCCGCACGAGTCTCCGTGGCAAACCGTGGCCCCCAGTGGGCTCCCCTTCCGGGACGGTTGGCAAACGCCCCGTACGGCAGAGGGCGCGGATCTGGCTCGCATCAAGGATGCATTCGTCGACAATGCCATACGCGCCGTTCGCATCGGCATCGACGTGCTGGAACTTCATGCCGCTCATGGGTACTTGCTCCATCAGTTTCTGTCGCCGCTTTCGAACCAACGTAGCGACCACTATGGCGGCAGCCTCGCAAACCGCATGCGATTTCCGCTGGAAGTATTTGATGCGGTCAAGGCAGCCTGCCCCAATACGGTGTTAGGTGTGCGCCTCACTGGCTCGGATTGGATGCCGGGCGGAATCGAGATCGAAGAGACTGTCGCTTTCACGAAGGAACTGGAAGCGCGGCAATGCGATTACATTGACGTGACCAGCGGAGGCCTGGACCCCACTGCAACGATCATCGTCAAGCCTGGCTACCAAGTAGAGTTTGCGGAACAGGTTCGCAAATGCACTAATGTTCCTGTACGCGCGGTCGGAATGATTCATTCCGCAAACCAGGCGGAGGCGATCATCAAGGAGGGCAAAGCCGATATGATCGCCATCGCACGCGCAATGCTCGCCAATCCGCGCTGGCCATGGCTTGCGGCCCGACAGCTCGGTGTGACGCTCGATTATCCTGCTCCGTATCAGCGCGCCGCTCCAAGCAAATGGAGGGGCTGGGAGCTCTCGTCCTAG
- a CDS encoding acetyl-CoA C-acyltransferase — protein sequence MPSIQQAYIVAATRSPIGKAPRGVFMHTRPDELLATVINGLLAQVPNLDPAAVEDAIVGCAIPEGPQGLNVARIGALLSGLPSSVAGVTVNRFCASGLTAIAMAADRIRVGEADVIIAAGTESMSQVPTMGVNTSFSPEIFAHDENLGIAFGMGLTAEQVAKQWKVSREDQDAMALRSHQRAIAAQQAGEFNDEILPIEVVRRLPNLSAGKRAGSSRQDDDFIVQRMMVTQDEGPRPDTSLEALARLRPVFAARGSVTAGNSSQTSDGAGALLVVSERALKTHKLTPLARFVSFAVKGVPPEIMGIGPKEAIPHALKLAGLRLDQIGWIELNEAFAAQALAVTRDLGLDPELTNPLGGAIALGHPLGATGAIRAATVIHGIRRRKLDYGMLTMCVGTGMGAAGIFERV from the coding sequence ATGCCATCCATACAACAAGCTTATATTGTCGCGGCAACCCGTAGCCCCATCGGCAAGGCGCCGCGCGGCGTCTTCATGCACACGCGTCCGGACGAACTTCTGGCCACCGTCATTAACGGCTTGCTGGCGCAGGTGCCCAACCTGGACCCGGCCGCCGTCGAAGACGCCATCGTGGGCTGCGCCATCCCCGAAGGGCCGCAAGGCCTGAATGTGGCGCGCATCGGCGCCTTGTTATCCGGCCTGCCCTCGTCCGTGGCGGGCGTTACCGTCAATCGCTTCTGCGCTTCCGGCCTGACTGCCATCGCCATGGCGGCAGACCGCATACGCGTGGGCGAGGCCGATGTCATCATTGCTGCCGGGACCGAATCCATGAGCCAGGTACCCACCATGGGTGTCAACACCTCGTTCAGCCCGGAAATTTTCGCGCACGACGAGAACCTGGGCATAGCCTTCGGCATGGGACTGACGGCAGAGCAGGTCGCCAAGCAATGGAAGGTGTCGCGCGAAGACCAGGATGCCATGGCGCTGCGCTCGCATCAACGCGCCATCGCAGCGCAGCAGGCCGGCGAGTTCAACGACGAAATCCTGCCTATCGAGGTGGTGCGGCGTCTGCCTAATCTGTCGGCCGGCAAACGCGCCGGCAGCAGCAGGCAGGACGACGACTTCATCGTGCAGCGCATGATGGTCACGCAAGACGAAGGCCCCCGGCCCGATACCAGCCTGGAAGCACTGGCCCGACTGCGTCCGGTGTTTGCAGCCCGCGGCAGCGTGACAGCCGGCAATAGTTCGCAAACCTCGGATGGCGCCGGCGCCTTGCTGGTGGTGTCCGAACGCGCGCTCAAGACACATAAGCTGACGCCGCTGGCCCGCTTCGTGTCCTTCGCTGTAAAGGGCGTGCCGCCCGAGATCATGGGTATCGGCCCCAAGGAGGCCATACCGCATGCGCTGAAGTTGGCCGGCCTTAGACTGGACCAGATCGGCTGGATAGAACTTAACGAGGCTTTCGCCGCACAGGCGCTGGCCGTCACACGCGATCTGGGCCTGGATCCCGAGCTGACCAACCCCCTGGGTGGCGCCATCGCCTTGGGTCACCCGCTGGGTGCCACCGGTGCCATACGTGCCGCCACTGTCATCCACGGCATACGTCGCCGCAAGCTGGACTACGGCATGTTGACCATGTGCGTGGGCACCGGCATGGGGGCGGCGGGGATTTTCGAAAGGGTTTAA